One window from the genome of Nicotiana sylvestris chromosome 9, ASM39365v2, whole genome shotgun sequence encodes:
- the LOC104244685 gene encoding S-type anion channel SLAH1-like: MGEEVFESTIKVTISDDTMKLDVAKKPSSASLLTKLHAGYFRISLSLGGQALLWKVLIEHLDKSKTLHHLFHTLPSTTFLLLWWISLCTLIILSFLYILRCIFHFSLVKSEFLHPVGVNYLFAPWISWLLLLQSAPFSIPHVGSCQVFWWIFVIPVGILDVKIYGQWFTTEKRFLSMVANPTSQLSVLGNLTGAWIASKKEWKESAVCIFTLGLTHYLVVFITLYQRLSGSNSLPAMLRPSFFLFVAAPSMASLAWASISGDFDMSCRMLFFLSLFLFTSLVCRPAIFKKSMKKFNVAWWSYSFPLTFLALASVQYAHQVKSPVSAGLMLLLSALSVLVFVGLTVSTALNLDMLLADNDRYLNFTKRN, from the exons ATGGGTGAAGAAGTTTTTGAATCAACAATCAAAGTCACAATAAGTGATGATACTATGAAATTAGATGTAGCCAAGAAACCATCTTCTGCTTCTCTTTTGACTAAACTTCATGCAGGCTATTTCAGAATTAGCCTATCTTTAGGTGGTCAAGCCTTGTTATGGAAAGTTTTAATTGAACATTTAGATAAATCAAAAACTCTTCACCACTTATTTCATACTCTCCCTTCAACTACTTTCCTTCTACTATGGTGGATTTCCctttgtactcttattatcctctcttttctttatattttaaGGTGCATTTTTCACTTCTCCTTAGTTAAATCTGAGTTTTTACATCCTGTTGGTGTAAACTATCTCTTTGCTCCTTGGATTTCTTGGCTTTTATTACTCCAATCAGCACCATTTAGTATTCCACATGTTGGTTCTTGCCAAGTTTTTTGGTGGATTTTCGTCATTCCGGTTGGGATTCTTGATGTGAAAATATATGGACAATGGTTTACTACTGAGAAAAGGTTTTTATCAATGGTTGCAAATCCAACTAGCCAACTTTCTGTATTAGGAAATTTGACTGGTGCTTGGATTGCAAGTAAAAAGGAATGGAAAGAGAGTGCAGTTTGTATATTTACATTAGGGTTAACACATTATTTGGTAGTGTTTATTACACTTTATCAAAGATTATCTGGTAGTAATAGCTTACCTGCTATGCTTAgaccttctttctttttgtttgtggCTGCACCAAGTATGGCTAGCTTAGCTTGGGCTTCTATTTCTGGGGATTTTGATATGTCATGCAGGATGCTCTTTTTTCTGTCACTATTTCTCTTCACTTCTTTG GTTTGTAGGCCAGCAATATTCAAGAAATCAATGAAAAAGTTCAATGTTGCATGGTGGTCTTACTCATTTCCACTCACATTCCTAGCCTTAGCCTCTGTACAATATGCACATCAAGTGAAAAGTCCTGTTTCTGCTGGACTTATGCTTCTTCTCTCAGCCCTTTCAGTTCTTGTTTTTGTTGGTTTGACAGTTTCCACTGCTCTCAATCTTGACATGCTTTTGGCTGATAATGATCGCTATTTAAACTTCACTAAACGTAATTAG